From Leifsonia sp. fls2-241-R2A-40a, one genomic window encodes:
- a CDS encoding MMPL family transporter — MPKEAEDRPASPHAPARWLRIVVPTVLVLIWLVVAGIGGPTFGKLSGVSSNDQAAFLPASAESTEVQDWQKRFTDSGSIPAIVVVQADDSIPKSELGTTYADLGTKLGHVDGVQAPPEGASTSVAGPIPSEDGRAVEYIVPVANTDEVKTVVADLRAVADENVPDGARAWVTGPAGLTADLVNAFGGIDGILLLVAVAAVFVILLLVYRALLLPFLVLFTSIFALCAAILFVYLFALWGWIKLSGQSQGILSILVIGAATDYSLLLVARYREALEVEQSRWVAILRAWKASLEPIVASGATVILALLCLLFSDLNSNKSLGPIAAIGIVFSLLSALTLLPALLAIFGRASFWPFRPVVGGRHHKPVEGAALSGLEGIRGLWLRVGRLIARRPRVTWIVSFVLLAACALGLTQLKANGVQQTDVILSQSDAVDGQAIVAKHFDAGSGSPVLIVAPESKADDVLAATQKTDGVASAAFYTGGGRPQEGAPAEPVVKDGHVLIQATLASEPDSSAAERVVKDLRGSLSDDGSVLVGGVTAIALDTNETAQSDLAKIIPIVLAVILVILMLLLRSIVAPVLLIGSVVLSYAAALGVSALVFNHVFGFPGADAAVPLFGFVFLVALGVDYNIFLMTRVREESLRLGTRPGILRGLGVTGSVITSAGVVLAATFAALAVIPILFLVQIAFIVAFGVLLDTVVVRSLLVPAVSYDIGRAIWWPSKLWQDKMHSRRAEISS; from the coding sequence GTGCCCAAGGAAGCCGAAGACCGGCCCGCCAGCCCGCACGCACCGGCGCGATGGCTGCGGATCGTGGTCCCGACCGTCCTGGTCCTGATCTGGCTGGTCGTCGCCGGCATCGGGGGGCCGACCTTCGGCAAGCTCTCCGGCGTCTCCAGCAACGATCAGGCGGCCTTCCTTCCCGCGAGCGCTGAGTCCACCGAAGTGCAGGACTGGCAGAAGCGGTTCACCGACTCCGGGTCGATCCCCGCCATCGTCGTCGTGCAGGCGGACGACAGCATCCCGAAGAGCGAGCTCGGGACGACCTACGCCGACCTCGGGACGAAGCTCGGCCATGTGGACGGCGTCCAGGCCCCGCCGGAGGGCGCGAGCACCAGCGTGGCCGGCCCGATCCCGTCGGAGGACGGTCGGGCGGTCGAGTACATCGTGCCTGTGGCCAATACCGACGAGGTGAAGACCGTCGTCGCCGACCTGCGGGCCGTGGCCGACGAGAACGTGCCCGACGGCGCGCGCGCCTGGGTCACCGGCCCGGCGGGGCTGACGGCCGACCTCGTCAACGCGTTCGGCGGGATCGACGGCATCCTGCTCCTTGTCGCGGTCGCGGCGGTGTTCGTCATCCTGCTGCTGGTCTACCGGGCCCTGCTGCTGCCGTTCCTCGTGCTGTTCACCTCGATCTTCGCGCTCTGCGCGGCCATCCTCTTCGTCTACCTGTTCGCCCTCTGGGGATGGATCAAGCTGTCCGGGCAGAGCCAGGGCATCCTGTCGATCCTCGTCATCGGCGCGGCGACCGACTACTCGCTGCTGCTGGTCGCGCGCTACCGCGAAGCGCTCGAGGTCGAGCAGTCGCGGTGGGTAGCGATCCTCCGTGCCTGGAAAGCGTCCCTCGAGCCGATCGTCGCCTCCGGCGCGACCGTCATCCTGGCCCTGCTCTGCCTGCTCTTCTCGGACCTCAACTCGAACAAGAGCCTCGGGCCGATCGCCGCGATCGGGATCGTCTTCTCGCTGCTGTCCGCGCTCACGCTGCTGCCGGCACTGCTGGCGATCTTCGGGCGCGCGTCGTTCTGGCCGTTCCGGCCGGTCGTCGGCGGCCGTCATCACAAGCCCGTCGAGGGCGCTGCGCTCAGTGGGCTGGAGGGCATCCGCGGTCTCTGGCTGCGCGTCGGGCGGCTGATCGCCCGCCGACCGCGGGTCACGTGGATCGTCTCCTTCGTGCTGCTCGCGGCGTGCGCGCTCGGACTGACCCAGTTGAAGGCGAACGGAGTGCAGCAGACGGACGTCATCCTGTCGCAGTCGGACGCCGTCGACGGGCAGGCGATCGTCGCCAAGCACTTCGACGCCGGGTCCGGGTCTCCCGTGCTGATCGTCGCGCCGGAATCGAAGGCGGATGACGTGCTCGCCGCGACCCAGAAGACCGACGGTGTCGCATCCGCAGCGTTCTACACGGGCGGTGGACGGCCCCAGGAGGGCGCGCCGGCGGAACCGGTCGTGAAGGACGGCCACGTGCTCATCCAGGCAACGCTCGCCTCCGAACCGGACTCGTCCGCCGCCGAGCGCGTGGTGAAGGACCTGCGCGGTTCGCTCTCCGACGACGGCTCGGTGCTCGTCGGCGGTGTGACGGCGATCGCCCTCGACACGAACGAGACGGCACAGAGCGACCTGGCGAAGATCATCCCGATCGTGCTGGCGGTGATCCTCGTCATCCTCATGCTGCTCCTGCGCTCGATCGTCGCGCCGGTGCTGCTGATCGGCAGCGTCGTGCTCTCGTATGCGGCGGCGCTGGGAGTCTCGGCGCTCGTGTTCAACCACGTCTTCGGATTCCCGGGTGCGGACGCCGCGGTGCCCCTGTTCGGGTTCGTGTTCCTGGTGGCGCTCGGGGTGGATTACAACATCTTCTTGATGACACGGGTGCGCGAGGAGTCGCTGCGCCTGGGGACGCGTCCGGGCATCCTGCGCGGACTGGGTGTCACGGGCAGCGTCATCACGTCGGCCGGTGTCGTGCTGGCCGCGACGTTCGCGGCGCTCGCGGTCATCCCGATCCTGTTCCTCGTGCAGATCGCGTTCATCGTCGCCTTCGGGGTGCTGCTGGACACCGTCGTCGTGCGGTCGCTCCTGGTACCGGCCGTGTCGTACGACATCGGCCGCGCCATCTGGTGGCCCTCGAAGCTCTGGCAGGACAAGATGCACAGTAGAAGGGCGGAAATCTCGTCCTGA
- a CDS encoding PKD domain-containing protein: MDATTRSLRVRALGLLTATLSALLLVGGGVGLATPAAADTMPPDPTNPASPPTVGATALPTVQMDGVAWAQVVVGDTVYVAGKFTTARPSGSPAGSNTTPRSNLLAYNITTGVLLSSVNIPLNAQSMAITASPDGSRVYVSGDFTSAGGATYYRILAISTATGQPIASFRPVVGSQVRALAATNSAVYAGGAFTSVNGTTHNHIVKLDPSNGAVIGSFNPSANDAVWALAVSPDGNRVYAGGPFTIMNGESHYGLAMLNASTGTALSFPVNNIVRDAGAKAAIMSLAATSDRVYGSGYVFGPGGNLEGSFAADGTTGALIWLEDCHGDTYSVAPLGDALYVAGHPHDCRNVGGFPETNPRTHHQTISFSKARTGTLTNDGNTAYANFRGQPSPTLLNWFPDWLTGTFTGQGQAAWTVAGDSRYLVVGGEFPAVNGKAQYGLTRFAYDSVVRSTTGPNNNAALTPNATSTVPGQATVSWTGTYDQDNVALTFALARDGDTAHPVYQTTRNIVFWNRPAMSFTDIGLAPGSGHTYTLTVTDPDGNRISRVGNSVVVAGGGANQPPTASFTAGTNGLAVAVDGRASSDPDGSISSYAWTFGDGGTATGSSANHTYAAAGTYTITLKVTDNLGATGTTTRQVTVTATSGSTLAKDAFERSVASGWGSADTGGTWTGAGSATSYSVASGTGRMNDAAGTTRTETLGGVSSSRTDSTVTFTTDLAPSGGGVFVSAIGRQVGTVAYEGRAWLSASGAVQVQLLANGTTLQAATVAGLTYSAGQQLNLRVHVVGTSPTTLQAKLWSATQAEPAGWQVSVTDSTAGLQSAGSVGLRAYLSGTATNTPVTVRFDNYTVAPVA, translated from the coding sequence ATGGATGCAACGACGAGGTCCCTCCGAGTGCGTGCGCTCGGTCTGCTCACCGCAACGCTGAGTGCGCTGCTGCTGGTCGGGGGAGGTGTCGGCCTGGCGACGCCCGCGGCGGCGGATACGATGCCGCCGGACCCGACCAATCCCGCCTCGCCGCCGACCGTCGGCGCCACCGCTCTGCCCACTGTCCAGATGGACGGCGTGGCCTGGGCGCAGGTGGTGGTCGGCGACACCGTGTACGTCGCGGGCAAATTCACGACGGCGCGGCCCTCCGGCTCGCCGGCGGGTTCCAACACCACACCCCGCAGCAACCTGCTCGCGTACAACATCACGACGGGCGTCCTCCTCAGCAGCGTGAACATTCCGCTGAATGCGCAGTCCATGGCGATCACGGCCTCTCCCGACGGCTCGCGCGTGTACGTCTCCGGAGACTTCACGAGCGCCGGGGGTGCCACGTACTACCGGATCCTCGCGATCAGCACGGCGACCGGTCAGCCGATCGCGTCGTTCCGGCCGGTCGTCGGGAGCCAGGTGCGCGCCCTCGCCGCGACCAATTCCGCCGTCTACGCGGGAGGCGCGTTCACCAGCGTCAACGGCACCACCCACAACCACATCGTGAAGCTCGACCCCTCGAACGGCGCGGTGATCGGCTCCTTCAACCCGTCGGCCAATGACGCCGTGTGGGCGCTCGCCGTCAGCCCCGACGGCAACCGTGTCTACGCCGGCGGCCCCTTCACGATCATGAACGGGGAGTCCCACTACGGGCTCGCGATGCTGAACGCCTCGACGGGCACGGCCCTGTCGTTCCCGGTCAACAACATCGTGCGCGACGCGGGAGCGAAGGCGGCGATCATGTCGCTCGCGGCGACCTCGGACCGCGTCTACGGCTCCGGCTACGTCTTCGGCCCCGGGGGCAACCTCGAAGGCAGCTTCGCGGCAGACGGCACCACCGGCGCGCTGATCTGGCTGGAGGACTGCCACGGCGACACCTACTCGGTCGCGCCCCTCGGTGACGCGCTCTACGTGGCCGGGCACCCGCACGACTGCCGCAACGTGGGCGGTTTCCCCGAGACGAATCCACGCACGCACCACCAGACGATCTCCTTCTCCAAAGCGCGGACAGGCACGCTCACCAATGACGGGAACACCGCCTACGCCAACTTCCGGGGTCAACCGTCGCCCACCCTCCTGAACTGGTTCCCCGACTGGCTGACCGGCACGTTCACGGGGCAGGGTCAGGCCGCGTGGACGGTCGCCGGTGACAGCCGCTACCTGGTGGTCGGCGGCGAGTTCCCGGCGGTGAACGGCAAGGCCCAGTACGGGCTCACGCGCTTCGCCTACGACTCCGTCGTGCGCAGCACCACCGGCCCGAACAACAACGCCGCGCTCACCCCGAACGCGACGTCGACCGTCCCCGGTCAGGCGACCGTGAGCTGGACGGGCACCTACGATCAGGACAACGTGGCACTGACCTTCGCGCTGGCGCGTGACGGCGACACGGCGCACCCCGTCTACCAGACGACGCGGAACATCGTCTTCTGGAACCGCCCCGCCATGAGCTTCACCGACATCGGCCTGGCTCCCGGAAGTGGGCATACCTATACGCTCACGGTCACCGACCCTGACGGCAACCGCATCTCGCGCGTCGGCAACTCCGTCGTCGTTGCCGGAGGCGGCGCCAACCAACCGCCGACCGCCTCGTTCACGGCGGGCACCAATGGTCTTGCCGTCGCCGTCGACGGCAGGGCGTCGAGCGACCCGGACGGCAGCATCTCCTCGTACGCCTGGACCTTCGGCGACGGCGGGACCGCGACCGGATCCTCCGCGAACCACACGTACGCGGCCGCCGGCACCTACACGATCACGCTCAAGGTGACCGACAACCTGGGCGCGACGGGAACGACGACGCGGCAGGTGACGGTGACCGCCACCTCCGGCAGCACGCTCGCTAAGGACGCGTTCGAACGCAGCGTCGCGAGCGGCTGGGGATCGGCGGACACCGGCGGGACCTGGACGGGAGCCGGCAGCGCCACCTCCTACTCGGTCGCATCCGGCACCGGCCGCATGAACGATGCGGCGGGGACGACGAGGACGGAGACGTTGGGCGGGGTCTCCTCCAGCAGGACGGACTCGACGGTCACCTTCACCACGGACCTGGCCCCGTCGGGCGGCGGAGTCTTCGTCTCGGCGATCGGTCGCCAGGTGGGAACCGTGGCCTACGAGGGGCGCGCCTGGCTGAGTGCCAGTGGGGCGGTCCAGGTGCAGCTGCTCGCCAACGGGACCACCCTTCAGGCGGCGACGGTGGCTGGCCTGACCTACAGTGCCGGGCAGCAGCTGAACCTGCGTGTGCACGTCGTCGGGACCTCCCCGACGACCCTCCAGGCCAAGCTCTGGTCGGCGACCCAGGCGGAGCCGGCGGGGTGGCAGGTGAGTGTCACCGACAGCACCGCGGGCCTCCAGTCTGCCGGGTCGGTCGGGCTCCGTGCCTACCTGTCGGGCACGGCGACGAATACCCCGGTCACCGTCCGCTTCGACAACTACACGGTGGCGCCCGTGGCGTGA
- a CDS encoding isochorismatase family protein has translation MTKALFIVDVQNDFTEGGALGVDGGSAVAAGITEYLAEHADDYALIVASRDWHDGHNDNGGHFASDSEPDFVDSWPVHCVAGTPGADYHPAFDTARVGFHVRKGQGVPAYSLFEGRTESGETVHQLLDEHGIQTIDVVGIATDYCVRASALDALANGRQVRVLTSLVAGVAPASSEAALAELAEAGAEVVA, from the coding sequence ATGACCAAGGCGCTCTTCATCGTCGACGTGCAGAACGACTTCACCGAGGGAGGGGCGCTCGGGGTCGACGGCGGCTCCGCGGTCGCCGCCGGCATCACCGAGTACTTGGCGGAGCATGCCGACGACTACGCGCTCATCGTCGCCAGCCGCGACTGGCACGACGGTCACAATGACAACGGCGGCCACTTCGCATCGGACTCCGAGCCGGACTTCGTGGACAGCTGGCCGGTGCACTGCGTCGCCGGGACGCCGGGCGCCGACTACCACCCCGCGTTCGACACCGCGCGGGTGGGCTTCCACGTGCGCAAAGGTCAGGGCGTGCCCGCGTACTCGCTGTTCGAGGGCCGGACGGAGTCGGGCGAGACCGTGCACCAGCTGCTGGACGAGCACGGCATCCAGACCATCGATGTCGTAGGGATCGCGACCGACTACTGCGTGCGGGCGTCGGCTCTGGATGCGCTCGCGAACGGCCGGCAGGTCCGGGTGCTGACGTCCCTGGTGGCGGGGGTGGCCCCGGCGTCGTCCGAGGCGGCGCTCGCCGAACTGGCCGAGGCGGGGGCGGAAGTGGTCGCCTGA
- a CDS encoding TetR family transcriptional regulator, whose translation MATDSTLSELGLRERKRIATRRAIQLAAVELAGERGFDRVTIDEISHVANVSPRTFFNYFPSKESAIIGELPELPDEDSIERFIAAGPEEPILDGISTLLVAAIDVGDTGGHELDETDGGPVSMQRLHTLRRALLKDNPELFALRMASMHKFEDALSGVVQRRLAHDDPALADDVEGLHQRARLVTYVAFAGMRHAWSCWADHGGVEPLADRLRSSFQQLSALGTQVR comes from the coding sequence GCGAACTCGGGCTCCGCGAGCGGAAGCGCATCGCGACCCGCAGGGCGATCCAGCTCGCCGCCGTCGAGCTCGCGGGCGAGCGCGGTTTCGACCGCGTCACGATCGACGAGATCAGCCACGTGGCGAACGTCTCGCCGCGCACCTTCTTCAACTACTTCCCGTCCAAGGAGTCCGCGATCATCGGCGAGCTCCCGGAGCTGCCCGACGAGGACAGCATCGAGCGGTTCATCGCCGCGGGCCCCGAGGAGCCCATCCTGGACGGCATCAGCACCCTCCTCGTCGCGGCCATCGACGTCGGGGACACGGGCGGCCACGAGCTCGACGAGACGGACGGCGGCCCGGTGAGCATGCAGCGCCTCCATACCCTGCGGCGTGCGCTCCTCAAAGACAACCCCGAGCTGTTCGCCCTCCGCATGGCGAGCATGCACAAGTTCGAGGATGCGCTCAGCGGCGTGGTGCAGCGCCGCCTGGCCCACGACGATCCTGCTCTCGCTGACGATGTCGAGGGGCTGCATCAGCGGGCGCGGCTCGTGACCTATGTGGCCTTCGCGGGCATGCGGCACGCGTGGTCCTGCTGGGCCGACCACGGGGGAGTGGAGCCGCTCGCGGACCGGTTGCGGAGCTCCTTCCAGCAGCTTTCCGCGCTCGGCACTCAGGTGCGCTGA
- a CDS encoding DUF2945 domain-containing protein translates to MADELKRGDHVEWSSHGVDVPGEVEKKVTEDTEAAGRTVRASKDDPQYLVKSDKTGKEAVHKPDALHRKKE, encoded by the coding sequence ATGGCGGACGAGTTGAAGCGCGGCGATCACGTCGAGTGGTCATCCCACGGCGTGGACGTGCCGGGCGAGGTCGAGAAGAAGGTCACCGAGGACACCGAGGCGGCGGGCCGCACGGTCCGCGCGTCGAAGGACGACCCGCAGTACCTGGTGAAGAGCGACAAGACGGGCAAGGAGGCGGTGCACAAGCCGGACGCCCTCCACAGGAAGAAGGAATGA
- a CDS encoding D-alanyl-D-alanine carboxypeptidase: MRESDKPETGVPGTKPGGGVLAGVLTAIRTHPKTWMAAGAAVVFVLLASGSVALGATVGSPAEAAGRPTPSASATRSSTPTPTPIPTADPARPVPANQPAATRIRTCSVGGLATDGRLGTLEAQVVNAKTGQTLFDRNGVKPGPTASVLKTLTSAAALSTLGPDYRVSTTVVAGSTPGQVVIVGGGDVTLSRLPDGQASFYTGAPTMQDLANQVKQAMGGQQITSIVVDASLFGAPFWQPSWDEHEERVVEGSTPYMTALMVDGDRDDPTAVESPRSTDPVARAVQYFQQYLGTNVGVSQGVAPAGARQLGVVQSQPVTTLIDQAMRVSDNTIMEELARLVAIKNGAGNTFDALNAGVLAGLKGYGIDTAGIHIADGSGLSGDNAVPPSYLTQLFIKVLNRQNGLGVVYDGLPVAGKSGTLGPGYNRFTGSSAVARGSVFAKTGWIDHGYTLSGIVNAADGTPLTFAVFALGDVSDNAKQAIDSLVAGFYNCGDNLSNG, translated from the coding sequence ATGCGCGAATCGGACAAGCCGGAGACCGGTGTGCCCGGCACCAAGCCCGGCGGTGGCGTGCTCGCGGGAGTCCTGACGGCGATCCGCACGCACCCGAAGACCTGGATGGCGGCGGGAGCTGCGGTCGTCTTCGTGCTCCTCGCTTCCGGCAGCGTCGCACTGGGCGCGACGGTCGGCTCGCCGGCCGAGGCTGCAGGGCGGCCGACGCCGAGCGCGAGCGCTACCCGCTCGTCCACCCCGACGCCGACGCCCATCCCGACCGCCGACCCGGCGCGCCCGGTGCCCGCCAACCAGCCGGCCGCGACCCGCATCCGCACCTGTTCCGTGGGCGGCCTCGCGACCGACGGCCGCCTCGGAACCCTCGAGGCCCAGGTGGTGAACGCGAAGACGGGCCAGACCCTGTTCGACCGCAACGGCGTGAAGCCGGGTCCGACCGCGTCGGTGCTGAAGACTCTCACCTCCGCGGCGGCCCTCTCCACGCTCGGTCCCGACTACCGGGTGTCCACCACGGTGGTCGCAGGCAGCACGCCCGGCCAGGTCGTTATCGTGGGCGGCGGCGACGTCACGCTGTCGCGTCTGCCGGACGGCCAGGCCTCGTTCTACACCGGCGCGCCGACCATGCAGGATCTCGCCAACCAGGTGAAGCAGGCCATGGGCGGCCAGCAGATCACCTCGATCGTCGTGGACGCCTCCCTCTTCGGCGCGCCGTTCTGGCAGCCCAGCTGGGATGAGCACGAGGAGCGCGTCGTCGAAGGGTCGACCCCGTACATGACCGCGCTCATGGTCGACGGCGATCGTGACGATCCCACCGCGGTGGAGTCGCCGCGGAGCACCGACCCGGTGGCGCGGGCCGTGCAGTACTTCCAGCAGTACCTCGGCACCAACGTCGGCGTCAGCCAGGGTGTCGCACCCGCCGGCGCGCGCCAGCTCGGCGTCGTGCAGTCGCAGCCTGTGACGACCCTGATCGATCAGGCGATGCGCGTCTCCGACAACACGATCATGGAAGAGCTCGCGCGCCTGGTGGCCATCAAGAACGGCGCGGGCAACACCTTCGACGCGCTCAATGCGGGAGTGCTCGCCGGGCTGAAGGGCTACGGGATCGACACCGCGGGCATCCACATCGCCGACGGCTCCGGCCTCAGCGGCGACAACGCGGTTCCGCCGTCGTACCTCACGCAGCTCTTCATCAAGGTGCTGAACCGGCAGAACGGGCTCGGCGTCGTCTACGACGGACTACCCGTCGCGGGCAAGTCCGGGACGCTCGGGCCGGGCTACAACCGGTTCACCGGCTCCAGCGCGGTCGCCCGGGGCTCGGTCTTCGCCAAGACGGGATGGATCGACCACGGGTACACCCTCTCGGGCATCGTCAACGCGGCGGACGGCACCCCGCTGACCTTCGCGGTCTTCGCGCTGGGCGACGTGAGCGACAATGCGAAGCAGGCGATCGACAGTCTCGTCGCAGGGTTCTACAACTGCGGGGACAACCTCTCCAACGGCTGA